The window CACCCGTTGCTTTAATAATCTCATCGGTAACAGCATTAGAAATAGTAGTGGCAACTAGCTGTAATAAATCATTTACATCTGCTTGAGACTGTTTAAATTCATACACAACTGGTATCTCATCTAATTCCTGCTCAAGCCTTGCAATTTTTTCTTCCGTTTTTCGTAATGCCTCAACTTTCCCGTAATGCTGAAAATTGACAGCTTGCTTCTGTAACGCCTTAATGGATGAAATATTACTACGCACTTTTTCATTTTCATGAATCTGTGCTTCAGCACGTTTGAAATAATCCACTTCATCTGTTTCCGCAATCATTTTAGCTATATCTCTTGCTTTTGCAATGATTTCATCCTTCGTATATTTCCCCATTATTTCCACCCCGATCGGTTCTAGTTATTCCACCATTTCTCCATTTAAAGACCACGTTTTGGTTTCCGTGATTTTAACCTTTACTAGATTTCCAATGGCTGATTTCGGTCCTGTAAAGTTAACAAGCTTATTTCTTCGTGTATAACCAGCCAATACATCTGAATTATTTTTACTTTCCCCTTCAACAAGCACCTCGACAACTTGACCCTCGTATTTCTTCAAGCTCTGTGCTGACATTTCATTCACAAGGGTATTTAAGCGCTGAAGGCGATTCTTTTTAACTTCCATTGGTACATTATCCTGCATTTTTGCTGCAGGTGTCCCTTCACGTGGAGAATAAATAAACGTATAGGCAGCCTCATACCCCACCTCACGATAAAGTGAAAGTGTTTCCTCAAATTGTTCCTCTGTTTCATTTGGATAACCGACAATGATATCCGTCGTTAGAGCTACATTGGGAATGGCTGCTTTAATCTTACCTACTAATTCCAAATACTGCTCTCTAGTATATTTACGTGCCATGATTTTTAGTACATCAGTTGACCCAGACTGTACTGGTAGATGGATGTGCTCAACTAGATTTCCACCCTGCGCCAGCACCTCAATCAAATGATCGTCAAAATCACGAGGATGGCTTGTGGTAAATCGAATTCTAGGAATATCAATTTTTCTCATTTCATCCATTAAATCGCCAAGGCCATATTCAATGTCGGAAAAATCTTTTCCGTAAGCATTAACGTTTTGTCCAAGCAGCGTAATTTCCTGAT of the Bacillus tuaregi genome contains:
- a CDS encoding RicAFT regulatory complex protein RicA family protein yields the protein MGKYTKDEIIAKARDIAKMIAETDEVDYFKRAEAQIHENEKVRSNISSIKALQKQAVNFQHYGKVEALRKTEEKIARLEQELDEIPVVYEFKQSQADVNDLLQLVATTISNAVTDEIIKATGGNLLSGETGAEIQNKNCSHH